One window from the genome of [Clostridium] celerecrescens 18A encodes:
- the glmS gene encoding glutamine--fructose-6-phosphate transaminase (isomerizing): MCGIIGYTGPLDSKRILLEGLSQLEYRGYDSAGIALFMENSHTRLIRHTGKVSNLKEECKGITEVSHCGLGHTRWATHGGVTTQNTHPHQAGRITLVHNGIIENYHQLTLDFHLEGKLRSETDSEVAAWVLESIYQGDPVEAISKFTAYLKGSYSFCVMFEDHPGDIYAIRNISPLVVAYTRSGSFVASDLTALIPYTRQYFVVPENHIVKLTSYKVHLYNLEQQEEVPELMEVNWNMDAAMKNGFPHFMLKEIHEQPDALKNTILPRLVKGLPDFGDDGIPDSVLKQCTQVHIVACGTAMHAGMVARALMEPLLRIPVTVSIASEFRYEDPLIDRNTLVIIISQSGETIDTLAALRLAKACGASTLSVVNVKGSTIARESDYVLYTHAGPEIAVASTKAYSVQLAALYMVCCRMAFVRGNYDHEEAEDFIKKLLDAIPAMEAMIEKKNEVKALVTHLINKPDAFFIGRGLDYAFSLEGALKLKEISYIHAEAYAAGELKHGTIALITDQVPVIAIATQEKIFSKTISNIREVKARGAFVILLTKEKSKIEPGIADVQINIPEIGDRFTVFPIAVVLQLIAYYASVGKDLDVDQPRNLAKSVTVE, encoded by the coding sequence ATGTGTGGAATTATTGGATATACAGGACCATTAGACTCTAAAAGAATATTGCTCGAAGGATTGTCTCAGCTGGAATACCGGGGGTATGACAGTGCAGGCATTGCTCTTTTTATGGAGAATTCTCATACCCGACTGATCAGACATACAGGAAAAGTATCCAATCTAAAGGAAGAATGCAAAGGAATCACAGAGGTATCCCATTGTGGTCTTGGACATACCAGATGGGCAACCCACGGAGGTGTAACGACCCAAAATACCCATCCTCATCAGGCTGGGCGGATTACTCTGGTTCATAACGGCATTATAGAAAATTATCATCAGCTTACTCTTGATTTTCATCTGGAGGGAAAGCTCCGCTCCGAAACAGACAGCGAGGTGGCTGCCTGGGTTCTGGAGAGCATTTATCAGGGAGATCCCGTAGAAGCTATTTCAAAATTTACCGCCTATTTAAAAGGCTCTTACAGCTTTTGCGTGATGTTTGAAGATCATCCAGGTGATATCTATGCAATCCGCAATATCAGCCCCCTGGTTGTGGCCTATACAAGATCCGGTTCTTTTGTAGCTTCGGATTTAACTGCTCTCATTCCATATACCAGGCAGTACTTTGTGGTTCCTGAGAATCATATTGTAAAACTCACCTCCTATAAGGTACATCTTTATAACCTGGAACAACAGGAAGAAGTACCTGAGCTGATGGAGGTAAACTGGAATATGGATGCAGCCATGAAAAACGGATTCCCCCATTTCATGCTGAAGGAAATCCATGAACAGCCGGATGCCCTTAAGAACACCATATTGCCGCGACTGGTAAAGGGACTGCCGGACTTTGGCGATGACGGAATTCCGGACTCAGTGCTGAAACAGTGCACCCAGGTTCATATCGTGGCCTGCGGTACTGCCATGCACGCAGGGATGGTGGCAAGGGCTCTTATGGAACCGCTTCTTCGTATCCCTGTTACAGTTTCCATTGCTTCTGAATTCCGTTATGAAGACCCGCTCATTGATCGTAACACCCTGGTCATCATCATATCCCAGTCAGGGGAGACCATTGATACCCTGGCGGCTTTGCGGCTGGCGAAGGCCTGCGGCGCTTCTACTCTTTCTGTGGTCAATGTAAAAGGCTCTACCATTGCCAGGGAAAGCGATTATGTTCTTTATACTCATGCAGGCCCGGAAATTGCTGTTGCCAGTACCAAAGCATACTCTGTTCAGCTTGCTGCCCTTTATATGGTATGCTGCCGGATGGCCTTTGTCCGAGGAAATTATGACCACGAGGAAGCCGAGGACTTTATAAAAAAGCTGCTTGATGCCATACCGGCCATGGAGGCTATGATTGAAAAAAAGAATGAGGTAAAGGCCTTAGTAACGCACTTAATCAATAAGCCGGATGCTTTTTTTATCGGACGTGGTCTTGATTACGCCTTCTCACTGGAAGGGGCTTTGAAATTAAAAGAAATTTCCTATATTCATGCGGAAGCCTATGCTGCAGGTGAATTAAAACACGGTACCATTGCTCTTATAACGGATCAGGTTCCGGTTATTGCCATTGCAACACAGGAGAAGATTTTTTCAAAAACCATCTCCAATATCCGGGAAGTAAAGGCAAGAGGTGCATTTGTGATTTTATTGACAAAGGAGAAATCTAAGATTGAGCCAGGGATTGCTGATGTTCAGATCAATATTCCGGAGATCGGCGACCGGTTCACGGTATTTCCAATCGCAGTTGTGCTTCAGCTTATTGCATATTACGCTTCTGTGGGAAAGGATCTGGATGTGGATCAGCCAAGGAATCTGGCGAAGTCTGTGACGGTTGAGTAA
- a CDS encoding ABC transporter ATP-binding protein: MASLSFVNVCKTYKNGLTVVKDFNLDIKDREFLILVGPSGCGKSTTLRMIAGLEDISSGELWINGQLMNMTSPQSRDLSMVFQSYALYPHLTVYQNMAFGLKVHKVPREEIGKRVGRAAEILHISHLLDRKPSALSGGQKQRVAIGSVIVRQPKAYLMDEPLSNLDAKLRAQMRVELAKIHRELDATIIYVTHDQVEAMTLGTRIVVMNSGVIQQAAVPNDIYQNPVNKFVAGFIGSPSMNFLPVWVERREEKICLEFGKNKLFTNEICAKRLLEGGYVGRRVYLGIRPEDFHEEGPEEQKLLLDVDMKEVLGAEILFHGRINRDEICVRLSPNVKAESGDRLPVYADMDRIKLFDMDTEQNILYV; this comes from the coding sequence ATGGCAAGTTTATCTTTTGTAAATGTATGTAAAACCTATAAAAACGGCCTCACCGTTGTAAAGGATTTTAATCTTGATATCAAAGACAGGGAATTTTTGATCCTGGTCGGCCCATCCGGCTGCGGGAAGTCAACGACACTTCGCATGATAGCAGGGCTTGAAGACATTTCTTCCGGTGAGTTGTGGATAAATGGACAGCTTATGAATATGACAAGCCCCCAAAGCAGGGACCTATCCATGGTGTTCCAGTCTTACGCTCTTTATCCCCACTTAACAGTCTACCAGAATATGGCCTTTGGCTTAAAGGTACATAAGGTCCCAAGGGAAGAAATAGGGAAACGAGTTGGTCGTGCGGCGGAAATCCTTCATATCAGCCATTTGCTTGACCGGAAGCCTTCTGCCTTATCAGGAGGGCAGAAACAGCGGGTTGCAATCGGAAGCGTGATTGTCCGCCAGCCTAAGGCATATCTGATGGACGAACCCTTATCCAATCTAGATGCAAAGCTGCGGGCACAAATGCGTGTAGAGCTTGCCAAAATCCACAGAGAACTGGATGCAACCATCATTTATGTTACCCATGACCAGGTGGAGGCAATGACCCTTGGCACCAGGATCGTAGTCATGAACAGCGGGGTGATCCAGCAGGCTGCAGTTCCAAATGACATTTATCAAAATCCAGTCAATAAATTTGTGGCAGGCTTTATCGGCTCCCCCTCCATGAACTTCCTGCCTGTCTGGGTAGAGCGAAGAGAAGAGAAGATCTGCCTGGAATTTGGTAAAAACAAACTCTTTACGAATGAAATATGCGCAAAGCGGCTGTTGGAAGGCGGTTATGTGGGAAGGCGTGTGTACCTGGGGATCCGGCCAGAAGATTTCCATGAAGAAGGACCAGAAGAACAGAAGCTCCTTTTGGATGTGGATATGAAAGAGGTCCTTGGGGCCGAAATACTTTTCCATGGCCGAATCAACAGAGATGAGATATGTGTACGGTTAAGTCCCAATGTTAAGGCAGAGAGCGGCGACCGTTTACCGGTATATGCGGATATGGACCGAATTAAATTGTTCGATATGGATACGGAGCAAAATATTTTATACGTTTAA
- a CDS encoding carbohydrate ABC transporter permease — MNLKTIVKKAGPYAYIVPAMTIFAVFLFFPFFKTIYLSLYKTNKMGQAKLYVGLLNYTDLLNSPSFFNSLLVTAVFVLIVVTVSMLLGLVAAVLCSKTFPGIRIFSTAYALPMAIASSSAAMIFKIMLHPSIGIVNKILGFHINWISDPRYALACVALLTAWLNSGINFLYFSAGLSNIDETIYERASVDGANAVQKFFFLTLPGLSPIMFYTLVVNIIQAFQSFGQVKVLTQGGPGESTNLIVYSIYRDAFFNYRFGSAAAQSVLLFLIIMILTICMFRLEKKGVSY, encoded by the coding sequence ATGAACCTAAAAACAATTGTAAAGAAAGCAGGGCCTTATGCCTATATAGTCCCGGCAATGACAATATTTGCAGTATTTTTGTTTTTCCCGTTTTTCAAAACAATATATTTAAGCTTATATAAAACCAATAAAATGGGTCAGGCCAAGCTTTATGTAGGTCTTTTAAACTATACGGACCTTTTAAATTCCCCGTCTTTTTTCAACAGCCTTCTGGTAACCGCAGTATTTGTCTTAATTGTCGTAACAGTAAGCATGCTGTTAGGGCTCGTTGCTGCAGTTCTTTGCAGCAAGACCTTTCCCGGAATCCGGATCTTCAGCACTGCTTACGCGCTGCCAATGGCCATTGCTTCCAGTTCCGCTGCTATGATATTTAAAATCATGCTTCATCCTTCCATTGGAATCGTTAATAAGATCCTGGGATTCCATATTAACTGGATCAGTGATCCCAGGTATGCCCTGGCCTGTGTCGCCCTGTTGACCGCCTGGCTGAACAGCGGAATCAACTTTCTTTATTTCAGCGCCGGGCTCAGCAACATTGATGAGACCATTTATGAAAGAGCCTCCGTGGATGGGGCAAATGCTGTTCAGAAATTTTTCTTCCTGACACTTCCTGGCTTAAGCCCTATTATGTTTTACACCCTGGTGGTCAATATCATTCAGGCATTCCAGTCCTTTGGCCAGGTCAAGGTCCTGACTCAGGGCGGACCTGGAGAATCCACCAATTTGATCGTTTACTCCATTTACCGGGACGCCTTTTTTAACTACCGCTTCGGGAGCGCAGCAGCCCAGTCCGTGCTGTTGTTCCTCATCATCATGATCCTCACCATATGCATGTTCCGCCTGGAAAAGAAGGGGGTAAGCTATTGA
- a CDS encoding carbohydrate ABC transporter permease, producing the protein MNRDELEKLKQSANQKALVRRRVGKLALVIINLAMSVFVLLPLLYAVSIAFMPSGELFTTDMNLIPGNPTLENFRQAMVKIPLSRFIVNSFFVAGCITFGQILSCSLAAFSFSFLDFKGKNLLFMIVMATMMIPGEATIISNYLTVSGLQWLDSYKVLIIPYLTSAMGIFLFRQFYKSFPVSLYESARIDGCSNLRFIYSILIPLTKSAIGAMAVYTFINAWNMYMWPLLVTGSDRMRTVQIGIGMLDSVDSQSISMMIAGVVMIIVPSISVFIAGQRQLIRGMFSGAVKG; encoded by the coding sequence ATGAACCGGGATGAGCTGGAAAAACTGAAGCAGTCTGCCAATCAAAAGGCCCTTGTGCGCAGAAGGGTGGGAAAGCTGGCACTGGTGATCATAAACCTGGCCATGTCTGTCTTTGTTTTGCTTCCGCTTCTGTATGCGGTGAGCATTGCATTCATGCCTTCCGGTGAACTGTTCACAACTGATATGAACTTAATCCCAGGGAATCCGACCCTTGAGAACTTTCGTCAGGCCATGGTTAAAATCCCCTTAAGCCGGTTTATTGTCAATTCCTTTTTTGTAGCAGGCTGTATCACATTCGGACAGATCCTATCCTGTTCCCTGGCGGCATTTTCTTTTTCCTTTCTGGATTTTAAGGGGAAAAATCTGCTGTTCATGATTGTTATGGCAACCATGATGATACCTGGAGAAGCCACCATCATCTCAAATTATTTGACCGTAAGCGGGTTACAATGGCTTGACAGCTACAAGGTATTAATTATTCCTTATCTTACTTCAGCCATGGGTATTTTCCTTTTCCGTCAGTTTTATAAATCTTTTCCTGTATCCTTATATGAATCTGCGAGGATTGACGGTTGTTCTAACTTAAGATTTATTTACAGCATCCTGATTCCTCTTACCAAATCAGCAATCGGGGCCATGGCAGTCTATACCTTTATCAATGCCTGGAATATGTATATGTGGCCTCTTCTTGTTACCGGCTCTGACCGCATGAGAACGGTTCAGATTGGAATCGGCATGCTGGACAGCGTGGACTCACAGTCCATTTCCATGATGATCGCAGGTGTTGTCATGATCATCGTTCCATCTATCTCTGTTTTCATTGCAGGGCAAAGACAGTTGATCCGTGGTATGTTCTCAGGAGCAGTCAAAGGCTGA
- a CDS encoding ABC transporter substrate-binding protein, with protein sequence MKKRALAMSMAVMMAAGALSGCASQTGTETSSAGSTTVEAQTTAAQSADSSGSPAGTTITFWHSMGGVNGEAIDTLVTKFNKENTSGITVEAQYQGSYDDAINKLKSAQIGNMGTDLVQIYDIGTRFMIDSGWVIPMQELIDEDQWDLTQVEPNIAAYYTVNGNLYSMPFNSSTPILYYNKDIFTKAGITEIPDSLPGIERIGEDLIGKGGAGEVISLGIYGWFFEQFTCKQQAQYADNGNGREGAATTVDFDKNGAGVKTLTAWKNLSDKGYAPNVGRGGDAGLADFSAGKAAMTLGSTASLKQILNDVNGKFEVGTAYFPKVSDDDKGGVSIGGGSLWALNNEDPAKQQAVWEFVKFLVSPESQAYWNSQTGYFPVTVAAHNEAVFKDNIAQYPQFKTAIDQLHDSTPQSAGALLSVFPEARQIVETEIENMINNKGTPEDAVAKMAESINKSIEDYNLINN encoded by the coding sequence ATGAAGAAAAGAGCACTTGCCATGAGTATGGCAGTTATGATGGCAGCAGGAGCATTGTCCGGCTGCGCCAGTCAGACAGGAACAGAAACGAGCAGTGCCGGTTCAACCACAGTGGAAGCCCAGACGACTGCCGCCCAGTCTGCAGATAGCTCTGGCAGCCCTGCAGGCACCACCATAACCTTCTGGCATTCTATGGGAGGTGTAAACGGAGAAGCCATTGATACTCTTGTAACGAAATTCAATAAGGAAAACACTTCCGGCATTACTGTAGAAGCTCAGTATCAGGGCAGCTATGACGATGCCATCAATAAGCTGAAGAGTGCTCAGATCGGCAATATGGGCACTGATCTGGTCCAGATCTATGACATCGGTACCCGTTTCATGATCGATTCCGGCTGGGTCATTCCCATGCAGGAGCTGATCGATGAGGACCAATGGGATTTAACACAGGTGGAACCAAACATTGCAGCCTATTACACCGTAAATGGAAATCTGTATTCCATGCCTTTTAATTCCTCTACTCCGATTCTCTATTATAATAAAGACATCTTTACGAAAGCCGGCATCACGGAAATTCCTGACAGCCTTCCAGGAATTGAAAGAATCGGCGAGGATCTTATTGGCAAGGGCGGAGCAGGAGAGGTAATATCCTTAGGCATTTATGGCTGGTTCTTTGAGCAGTTCACCTGCAAGCAGCAGGCTCAGTATGCCGACAATGGAAATGGAAGAGAAGGAGCTGCAACGACAGTAGATTTTGATAAAAACGGAGCCGGTGTCAAAACCTTAACCGCATGGAAGAACTTATCGGATAAGGGTTATGCTCCTAATGTCGGACGGGGCGGTGATGCAGGTCTTGCCGACTTCAGCGCAGGCAAAGCGGCTATGACTCTGGGCTCCACCGCATCTTTAAAACAGATATTAAACGATGTGAACGGTAAATTCGAAGTAGGAACCGCATATTTTCCTAAGGTGAGTGACGATGATAAAGGCGGCGTTTCCATTGGCGGAGGTTCCTTATGGGCACTAAATAATGAGGATCCGGCAAAGCAGCAGGCTGTATGGGAATTTGTGAAATTCCTCGTTTCCCCGGAAAGCCAGGCCTACTGGAATTCCCAGACCGGTTATTTTCCTGTTACGGTTGCCGCTCACAATGAAGCTGTGTTCAAAGATAATATCGCACAATACCCTCAGTTTAAAACAGCCATTGATCAGCTTCATGATTCCACCCCTCAGTCCGCCGGGGCACTTCTCAGTGTATTCCCTGAAGCAAGGCAGATCGTGGAAACGGAGATCGAGAACATGATCAACAACAAGGGGACCCCGGAAGATGCAGTTGCTAAGATGGCAGAAAGCATTAATAAGTCCATTGAAGACTATAATCTTATTAACAATTAG
- a CDS encoding glycerophosphodiester phosphodiesterase family protein, which yields MRTKVWAHRGASAYAPENTLEAFELACCSKIQPEFGTSVIPELIEVLELVKPFDLTVNIELKTGVFRYKGIEKEALTGLLFSDGFINVAGYAKLIGADALHPSLNHLRSKKLIKEARKKKLPIHVWTVNDKDMMEYLADRKLMQS from the coding sequence ATGAGAACAAAAGTTTGGGCTCACAGAGGCGCTTCCGCTTATGCGCCGGAAAACACACTGGAGGCATTTGAACTGGCATGCTGCAGCAAAATCCAGCCGGAATTTGGCACCTCAGTCATTCCTGAACTCATTGAAGTGTTAGAGCTTGTAAAGCCTTTTGATCTCACTGTTAATATTGAGCTGAAGACAGGAGTTTTCCGCTACAAAGGAATTGAGAAGGAAGCATTAACCGGACTTCTTTTCTCAGATGGTTTCATTAACGTTGCCGGATACGCAAAATTAATAGGGGCGGATGCACTTCATCCGTCACTCAATCACCTCCGGTCTAAAAAGCTGATTAAGGAAGCAAGGAAGAAGAAGCTTCCGATTCATGTCTGGACCGTGAACGATAAAGACATGATGGAATACCTTGCAGACAGGAAATTGATGCAATCATAA
- a CDS encoding Cof-type HAD-IIB family hydrolase, which translates to MIRLVASDMDGTLLNRYGKVSSLNIAAIEALKRKNIGFVVCTGRNFADAYSPLKEAGISCDIICMNGAAVFDSYGRQLRKQPLLKDQVSRILNICRPFSVLYDFMTEEGSYTTSTMEEFRKSFEDKIFLPMVSDEHTYETIAKRFHFTSEEVLLGSSWEIYKMSVVHETPEVLMQIRCALENEEGISVASSAPTNLELTHIGAQKGSVLMEYAAGTNIHPREILAIGDSENDLSMLRLPLGYTIAMGNASEVIKRSARLITRNNDEDGVAVAIDSLILSEAAANY; encoded by the coding sequence ATGATACGATTAGTAGCATCTGACATGGATGGAACTCTTTTAAACCGATATGGAAAGGTTTCCTCCTTAAATATTGCCGCCATTGAGGCTCTTAAGCGAAAAAACATCGGTTTTGTTGTCTGTACTGGCAGAAACTTTGCTGATGCCTACAGCCCCTTAAAGGAAGCTGGAATTTCCTGTGATATTATCTGTATGAACGGTGCCGCCGTTTTTGACAGTTATGGAAGACAGCTGAGAAAGCAACCGCTGTTAAAAGACCAGGTAAGCCGCATTCTTAATATTTGCCGCCCTTTTTCAGTTCTTTATGATTTTATGACAGAAGAGGGAAGTTACACCACCTCCACCATGGAAGAATTCCGGAAAAGCTTTGAGGATAAAATTTTTCTCCCCATGGTTTCCGATGAGCATACCTATGAGACCATTGCAAAGCGGTTTCATTTTACATCAGAAGAAGTTCTGCTTGGATCTTCATGGGAGATATATAAAATGTCTGTTGTCCATGAAACCCCGGAGGTCTTAATGCAGATCCGCTGTGCTCTGGAAAATGAAGAAGGAATCTCAGTTGCTTCATCGGCACCCACCAATCTGGAGCTGACTCACATAGGTGCACAAAAGGGATCTGTCCTGATGGAATATGCGGCAGGCACCAACATCCACCCCAGGGAAATACTTGCCATTGGAGACAGTGAAAACGACCTTTCCATGCTTAGACTTCCTCTGGGATATACCATAGCCATGGGCAATGCATCGGAAGTGATTAAACGCAGCGCACGCCTAATAACCAGAAATAATGATGAAGATGGGGTTGCTGTCGCCATAGACTCTTTGATCCTTTCAGAAGCAGCCGCAAATTATTGA